From the genome of Mucilaginibacter paludis DSM 18603:
TAGATTAACAAGCGCAGAAGTAAAAGTGCGCAAAGGGCCCGACTGCACGCCGGGCCGGGAGTTGGCCTGTGGGTGGAAGGATCGGGCAGTCTTGACTTTTTTGGTTCTTTTTGTGTCAAGACAAAAAGAACAAAGCCCTTCACGCGGCGATTGAGCGTGCCGATGTTCTAAGTTAAAGATACTGATTATCGGAGCAAAAATATACGTGTTGATAATCAGCCATTTAAGAAGACGTCACTATAAATATCTAAACCCTAAAAATATTACCTTTAACAGGAATGAATAAGCTGAAAAGAATACTTTTTGTTGACCGGGACGGTACACTGATTAAAGAACCTGCCGACGAGCAGATCGACTCGTTTGAGAAACTGGAATTTTATCCGGGCGCTTTGCAATACCTGCCTAAAATAGCCGCCGAATTTGGTTTTGAGCTGGTGATGGTAACTAACCAGGACGGCTTAGGTACGGCAGTTTATCCGGAAGATACCTTTTGGCCGGTACATAATTTTATCTTGAAGACACTTTCCAACGAAGGAATCAATTTTTCGAATATAGTGATCGACCGTACCTTCGCCAAGGATAATGCTCCTACCCGCAAACCCGGCACAGCGCTGTTAACCCAATATTTTGATGAGGAGGTTTACGACCTGAAAAACTCGTACGTGATTGGTGACCGCCTGAACGATGTCATACTGGCTAAAAACCTGGGCGCAAAAGCTTTTTGGCTAAATAATAACCCGGCCCTGGGTGCAGGCGAATTTGCCGATCAAAAACAGATTGACCTGAAACCCGTAATTGCCCTGGAAACACCGTCGTGGGAGAAGATCTATGAGTTTTTAAAATTGGGCGAACGCGTTACCGAACATCGCCGCGAAACTAAAGAAACTGATATTTTCATTAAGATTAATTTAGACGGTAAAGGTGATGCCAAAGTGATGACCGGCCTGCACTTTTTTGATCACATGCTCGACCAGATAGCACGCCACGGCAGCATCGACCTGGAGATTGTTGCCCAGGGCGATCTGCACATCGATGAGCACCATACTATTGAGGATACCGGCATCGCTTTAGGTGAAGCTTTCGCCACCGTTTTAGGTGATAAACGCGGAATAGAACGGTACGGATTTTGCCTGCCTATGGATGATTGCCTTGCCCAGGTAGCCCTTGATTTTGGAGGCCGCAACTGGCTGGTTTGGGATGCCGATTTTAAGCGCGAAAAGATAGGCGAAATGCCGACCGAAATGTTTTACCATTTCTTTAAATCCTTTTCCGATGCAGCAAAATGTAACCTGAATATCAAAGCGGAAGGCATCAACGAGCATCACAAGATTGAAGCTATATTTAAAGCATTTGCCAAAGCCATCAAAATGGCCGTGCGCCGCGATGTAAATAATATGGTTTTACCAAGCACAAAGGGCGTATTGTAGAGGCCCCCCGGCCCCCTGAAGGGGGAGGAATTAGTTAGAGTTTGATTTGAGAATTTGATTTTTGAGTATAGAAATGGATAATAATATCAACCAGGATATTGAGGACAATAGCTCCCCCTTCAGGGGGCGGGGGGGGCACCTCGGCATCATTTATTACGGTGCGGGTAACATCTTCTCGTTAACCTCCGCTTTAGACCGTTTGGGCATCAGCTATGGCATGATCCATAACGAAGCCGATTTTGAGCAGTACGACCGATATATCATCCCGGGTGTAGGTCATGCGGGAGCCGCCATGAGCAAGTTGGAACAAACCGGCCTGGTGCCCACTATCAAAAAACTGAATAAACCTACCTTAGGTATTTGCGTGGGAATGCAATTGCTTACTTCGTATTCTGAGGAAGGTGACTCTGACCTGCTGGATATCATACCCGTAAAAACGCTGCGATTTAAAGACAGTGCTGAGTTTAAGGTGCCCCATACCGGATGGAACCAGGTTTATCCTGAAAAAGAAAACCCGCTTTTTAAAAATATCCCCGAAGGGTCGCACTTTTACTTTGTACATTCCTACTTTATCGAGCATCATGCCGATTATACGCTGGCATCAACAAATTATACGTTGCCTTTTTCGGCTTCTATCTGGAAGGATAATTTTTTTGGCGTGCAGTTTCATCCCGAAAAATCAGGTACTTTTGGAGAGTATCTTTTAACTAACTTTGCAAACCTTTAATAGAGTACAATGTATATTATCCCCGCTATTGACATCCTGAACAAAAAAGTAGTTCGACTACGCGAAGGTGATTACCAGCAAGTAACCGAGTACGACGTTTCGCTGGAAGAGATGATTGAACGGTACCAATCAAACGGTACGCAATTTATCCATGTGATAGATTTAAATGGAGCTAAAAACGATTTTAGTAACCAGGAATATCTCTTCAACATTGTGCGTAAAACCGATATGAAGGTTCAGTACGGCGGCGGTGTCCGCAGCATTGATAAAGTAAAAGAGCTGATTGATGCCGGGATACACCGCGTTATAGTTGGTACGCAAGCCATCACCAATCCCGACTTTTTAAAAGACCTGAGCAAACAGTTTGCCTCCAAAGACGGCCATTCCGATCAAATTGTAGTCGCCATCGATGTGCTTGACGAAGTAATCAAATATTCGGGATGGATGGAAAGCTCTCCGATCAAACTGATGGATTACGTTGATAAATGCCTCAATTTAGGCTTCTTCCGCTTTTTATGTACCGACATCAATAAAGACGGCAAATTAGGCGGCGCCGGAGTTGACCTCTACGAAAAACTGCTCGATCACTCCCCTTTTATTAAACTGATTGCATCAGGCGGAGTAAGCTCAATGAAAGATATTGAACAGCTAAACAAAATTAAGGTAGAATCGTGCGTGGTTGGCAAAGCCATTTACGAAGGGCGGATCACGATAGAGGAAATTAAAAACTGGAATTTGGAGTCGTTGATATCGATATAGGGGGCCAATCATTGCCATTTACGATCCAATTGTGCGCCCAAAACAATGATTAAATTTAAAAAAAACGTCATTGCGAGGAGGAACGACGAAGCAATCTCTATGCTATACAGGGCGAACTTGCAAAGCCGCTCTGCTGA
Proteins encoded in this window:
- the hisB gene encoding bifunctional histidinol-phosphatase/imidazoleglycerol-phosphate dehydratase HisB; protein product: MNKLKRILFVDRDGTLIKEPADEQIDSFEKLEFYPGALQYLPKIAAEFGFELVMVTNQDGLGTAVYPEDTFWPVHNFILKTLSNEGINFSNIVIDRTFAKDNAPTRKPGTALLTQYFDEEVYDLKNSYVIGDRLNDVILAKNLGAKAFWLNNNPALGAGEFADQKQIDLKPVIALETPSWEKIYEFLKLGERVTEHRRETKETDIFIKINLDGKGDAKVMTGLHFFDHMLDQIARHGSIDLEIVAQGDLHIDEHHTIEDTGIALGEAFATVLGDKRGIERYGFCLPMDDCLAQVALDFGGRNWLVWDADFKREKIGEMPTEMFYHFFKSFSDAAKCNLNIKAEGINEHHKIEAIFKAFAKAIKMAVRRDVNNMVLPSTKGVL
- the hisH gene encoding imidazole glycerol phosphate synthase subunit HisH; amino-acid sequence: MDNNINQDIEDNSSPFRGRGGHLGIIYYGAGNIFSLTSALDRLGISYGMIHNEADFEQYDRYIIPGVGHAGAAMSKLEQTGLVPTIKKLNKPTLGICVGMQLLTSYSEEGDSDLLDIIPVKTLRFKDSAEFKVPHTGWNQVYPEKENPLFKNIPEGSHFYFVHSYFIEHHADYTLASTNYTLPFSASIWKDNFFGVQFHPEKSGTFGEYLLTNFANL
- the hisA gene encoding 1-(5-phosphoribosyl)-5-[(5-phosphoribosylamino)methylideneamino]imidazole-4-carboxamide isomerase, whose protein sequence is MYIIPAIDILNKKVVRLREGDYQQVTEYDVSLEEMIERYQSNGTQFIHVIDLNGAKNDFSNQEYLFNIVRKTDMKVQYGGGVRSIDKVKELIDAGIHRVIVGTQAITNPDFLKDLSKQFASKDGHSDQIVVAIDVLDEVIKYSGWMESSPIKLMDYVDKCLNLGFFRFLCTDINKDGKLGGAGVDLYEKLLDHSPFIKLIASGGVSSMKDIEQLNKIKVESCVVGKAIYEGRITIEEIKNWNLESLISI